A single window of Pseudarthrobacter defluvii DNA harbors:
- a CDS encoding methyltransferase domain-containing protein, whose translation MSAQQPEDDVYTHGHHESVVRAHAARTAENSAVFVLPYLTPGATLLDVGCGPGTITCDFAALVSPGKVTGLDRSPDIIAQAQALAVEGEVPNVEFVAGNIYDLDFADESFDVVHAHQVLQHLTDPVEALREMRRVAKPGGIVAVRDADFHGMSWYPEIPELDEWMDLYQRIARRNGAEPDAGRRLVSWAQSAGFTDVAPTSSNWLYATAQQRRWQARVWGERVLHSAFAEQAQEYGFAEPADLARISAGWHRWGSTDNGWFLIPNGEVIARA comes from the coding sequence ATGAGTGCGCAGCAGCCTGAAGACGACGTTTACACGCACGGCCACCATGAATCGGTGGTCCGCGCCCATGCCGCCAGAACCGCCGAGAATTCGGCGGTGTTCGTCCTTCCGTACCTCACGCCGGGAGCGACCCTGCTGGACGTCGGCTGCGGGCCCGGCACCATCACCTGTGACTTCGCTGCCCTGGTCAGCCCCGGCAAGGTCACCGGACTGGACCGCTCACCGGACATCATCGCCCAGGCCCAGGCGCTCGCCGTCGAAGGCGAAGTGCCCAACGTGGAGTTCGTGGCGGGCAACATCTATGACCTGGACTTCGCGGACGAAAGTTTTGACGTCGTCCACGCCCACCAGGTGCTCCAGCACCTCACGGACCCCGTGGAGGCCCTGCGTGAGATGCGCCGCGTGGCCAAGCCGGGCGGCATCGTGGCCGTCCGCGACGCGGACTTCCACGGCATGAGCTGGTACCCCGAGATTCCTGAGCTCGACGAGTGGATGGACCTGTACCAGCGGATCGCCCGGCGTAACGGAGCAGAGCCCGACGCCGGGCGGCGCCTGGTCAGCTGGGCCCAGTCTGCGGGGTTCACCGATGTGGCACCCACCAGCAGCAACTGGCTTTACGCCACGGCACAGCAGCGCCGCTGGCAGGCCCGCGTCTGGGGTGAGCGGGTGCTGCACTCCGCGTTCGCCGAGCAGGCGCAGGAGTATGGGTTCGCCGAGCCCGCGGACCTGGCCAGGATCTCAGCGGGCTGGCACCGCTGGGGCTCCACGGACAACGGCTGGTTCCTGATCCCGAACGGTGAGGTCATCGCGCGGGCGTAG
- a CDS encoding MarR family winged helix-turn-helix transcriptional regulator translates to MAGDGTPDASPFAQAGPGFGHPLLRILQEFTIEANRYVDAAGDRQDMHRTDMNALAVIMRHTARGSIVTPGLLRKELNLSSPATTALIDRLDSSGHVVRERHSTDRRQVQLKMTPKAFREGGAIFAPLAQHMGSAMAGFSEQELETVTRFMTSMIEATVAARTESE, encoded by the coding sequence ATGGCAGGCGACGGCACTCCTGACGCATCCCCCTTCGCGCAGGCGGGGCCCGGCTTCGGGCATCCCCTGCTCCGGATCCTGCAGGAGTTCACCATCGAAGCGAACCGCTATGTGGACGCCGCCGGGGACCGCCAGGACATGCATCGCACCGACATGAACGCCCTCGCCGTGATCATGCGCCATACCGCCAGGGGCAGCATCGTGACGCCCGGACTGCTGCGGAAGGAACTGAACCTTAGTTCTCCCGCCACGACCGCACTGATCGACCGGTTGGACAGTTCCGGGCACGTGGTCCGGGAACGCCACAGCACGGACCGCCGGCAAGTCCAGCTGAAGATGACCCCCAAGGCATTCCGGGAGGGCGGAGCCATCTTCGCTCCGCTGGCACAGCACATGGGCAGCGCCATGGCCGGCTTCTCCGAGCAGGAACTGGAAACTGTCACGCGTTTCATGACGTCGATGATCGAAGCAACCGTGGCGGCAAGGACGGAATCCGAGTAG